One window of the Thermomicrobiales bacterium genome contains the following:
- a CDS encoding alpha/beta fold hydrolase has protein sequence MKARIRGTEIWFDVDGAAFVPDGPRMKEKPTAFVLHGGPGGDHSYYKPALTPLTDTMQLVYIDHRGQGRSGRGPRSTYTLENNVEDLEALRDYLGLEKIVVIGASYGGMVALSYAVRYPERLSHLIALVTTAHSGFLQRAKELLAVHGTAEQREVCEALWSGSFQSEAELRRYFEIMEPLYSRTFDPGQPMHGVSRGIFSVDAINEGFGGFLRDYDVSGELHRITAPTLVVGARHDWICAPEFSVEIAEKIPNADLRIFEESGHSVIYDENEALLNLIRGFMVYNN, from the coding sequence ATGAAAGCTCGAATTCGCGGTACCGAGATCTGGTTCGATGTCGATGGCGCCGCGTTTGTTCCCGATGGCCCCCGAATGAAGGAAAAGCCGACGGCGTTCGTTCTTCACGGTGGCCCTGGAGGAGATCACTCGTACTACAAGCCTGCGCTAACACCGCTGACGGACACAATGCAGCTGGTCTATATCGATCACCGCGGGCAGGGACGATCGGGACGTGGACCTCGCTCGACCTATACCCTCGAAAATAATGTCGAAGATCTCGAAGCTCTTCGGGATTACCTGGGACTCGAAAAGATCGTCGTCATCGGCGCGTCCTACGGCGGCATGGTCGCGCTTTCCTATGCGGTTCGCTACCCTGAGCGTCTCTCGCACTTGATTGCGCTCGTCACGACCGCCCATTCGGGATTCCTTCAACGGGCAAAGGAACTTCTGGCCGTTCACGGTACCGCCGAACAGCGCGAGGTCTGCGAGGCGCTCTGGAGTGGAAGCTTCCAGAGCGAGGCCGAGCTTCGCCGCTATTTCGAGATCATGGAACCGCTCTATTCCCGAACGTTCGATCCCGGTCAGCCAATGCACGGCGTCAGCCGAGGCATCTTCTCGGTGGATGCGATCAACGAGGGGTTTGGTGGATTCTTGCGCGACTACGATGTCTCGGGAGAACTCCACCGGATTACGGCGCCGACCCTCGTGGTGGGCGCGCGGCACGACTGGATTTGCGCTCCTGAGTTCTCAGTCGAAATCGCCGAAAAGATTCCCAATGCCGACCTGCGCATCTTCGAAGAGAGCGGGCATTCGGTGATCTATGACGAGAATGAGGCATTGCTCAATCTCATCCGCGGATTCATGGTCTACAACAACTGA
- a CDS encoding M28 family peptidase has product MSNLRPELFQAVKELSELPGPTGHEDAVQDWIADRWSRFADVQRTRVDNVIATIGGSGKRLLIMGHADEICFMVRSVSDDGFVHLGSYYNDTRGFPPRWIMPLNQTALVLTENGTVPGFFSTVSGHVLTNREGPGSERWQWKDWFVDLGVSSRAEAEALGIFPGCRVIWNPRVERYGASRITGKAMDDRAALAIATIAGEELAKRNDLAYEVVLASTVQEENGLIGAQSVADTIDVDLCLNLDVGLVGDIPGPDRQDFPSRLGGGPVVVYQDSTVHYSRKLSDRLLRIGREHDIPMQRAIYQQYGSDGAAMIKRGVESALIAYPTRYTHSPVETVDERDINWTVDLLVAFATTATP; this is encoded by the coding sequence ATGTCGAACCTCCGTCCCGAGTTGTTTCAGGCTGTCAAGGAGCTCAGCGAGCTTCCCGGACCAACCGGGCACGAAGACGCGGTGCAAGACTGGATCGCCGATCGATGGTCGAGGTTCGCCGATGTGCAACGCACGCGTGTCGACAATGTGATTGCGACGATCGGCGGTTCGGGCAAGCGCTTGCTGATCATGGGTCATGCCGATGAGATCTGCTTCATGGTCCGCAGCGTGTCGGACGATGGCTTTGTGCATCTCGGTTCCTACTACAACGACACTCGCGGGTTTCCACCAAGGTGGATCATGCCGCTCAACCAAACCGCGCTGGTGCTGACAGAGAATGGGACAGTGCCGGGTTTCTTCTCGACCGTCAGCGGGCATGTCCTCACCAATCGTGAAGGCCCTGGAAGTGAGCGCTGGCAATGGAAGGACTGGTTCGTCGACCTGGGGGTGAGCTCACGCGCCGAGGCCGAAGCGCTTGGCATCTTTCCTGGATGCCGGGTGATCTGGAATCCCAGGGTCGAGCGCTACGGTGCATCTCGCATCACGGGAAAAGCGATGGACGACCGTGCTGCGCTCGCCATTGCGACCATTGCCGGCGAAGAGTTGGCCAAACGCAACGATCTCGCCTACGAGGTGGTGCTCGCCTCGACCGTCCAGGAGGAGAACGGCCTGATTGGCGCGCAGAGCGTGGCCGATACGATCGATGTCGATCTTTGCCTCAATCTCGACGTTGGTCTGGTCGGGGACATTCCCGGGCCAGATCGGCAGGACTTTCCCAGCCGACTGGGAGGCGGACCCGTAGTGGTCTATCAGGATTCGACCGTCCACTACTCGCGCAAGCTGTCCGACCGATTGCTCAGGATCGGACGGGAACATGACATTCCCATGCAGCGCGCTATCTACCAGCAATACGGCAGCGACGGCGCGGCAATGATCAAGCGTGGGGTCGAGTCGGCATTGATTGCCTATCCCACGCGCTACACGCATTCACCGGTCGAGACGGTCGATGAGCGCGACATCAACTGGACGGTCGATTTGCTGGTCGCATTTGCCACCACAGCAACCCCGTGA
- a CDS encoding ABC transporter substrate-binding protein produces the protein MAAASGLAVAGSGLLSIEHSSAQDAAAGGEIIVGLNLEPDNLDPAVTPFAVSHWVMMNIYDTLVWRGVDGQFYPGLAESWEASEDGTVYTFKLKEGVMFHDGTPFNAEAVKFSLDHVVDPETHSGFASSLLGPYDRTEVIDDLTAEVHFTAPYAPLLDSLSQAFLGIVSPTAVQADREAFLRNPVGTGFMKFSEWAQQDHITLTRNEDYNWGSPLFEHTGPAHLEKVTFRFYQDSPTRLAALEAGDVNLIQSPLYNEMQRLADSDELDVNQVMNPGLPVVLFLNTALAPTDDLAVRKAINLALDRELIVMTGMFGVTEPAYGPLWKSTPYYSAAVESLYPFDPELAKQTLEDAGWIEGGDGIREKDGQRLSFSLTATDFTSPFDELSQSLWKDVGIEVDLQQMDVAASYEAITNGTVNSAPQAWVSSDPVVLTNLFHSSNIDGGFAWSKFSDPHLDELLEAGERTIDDEERGAIYAEIQQIVMDNALLVPYYGNPEASTAFESSYQGIKQDFRNYLWLYDTSLASSN, from the coding sequence ATGGCCGCGGCATCCGGACTCGCAGTAGCCGGTTCCGGACTCCTCTCCATCGAGCACTCATCCGCCCAGGACGCGGCGGCCGGCGGTGAGATCATCGTCGGGCTCAACCTCGAACCCGACAACCTCGATCCTGCCGTAACCCCGTTTGCAGTTTCCCACTGGGTCATGATGAACATCTATGACACGCTCGTCTGGCGTGGCGTCGATGGTCAGTTCTATCCCGGCCTCGCGGAATCCTGGGAGGCTTCGGAGGATGGCACCGTCTACACCTTCAAGCTCAAAGAGGGTGTGATGTTCCATGACGGCACTCCGTTCAATGCCGAGGCCGTGAAGTTCTCGCTCGATCATGTCGTTGACCCGGAGACCCACTCTGGATTCGCGTCGAGTCTGCTCGGTCCCTATGACCGCACCGAAGTGATCGACGATCTGACCGCGGAGGTCCATTTCACGGCTCCGTATGCTCCCTTGCTCGACAGTCTCAGCCAGGCGTTCCTGGGGATCGTCTCACCGACTGCCGTGCAGGCGGATCGAGAAGCCTTCCTGCGGAACCCGGTCGGGACTGGATTCATGAAGTTCAGCGAGTGGGCCCAGCAGGATCACATCACGCTGACCCGCAACGAGGACTACAACTGGGGTTCGCCCTTGTTCGAGCACACTGGACCGGCTCATCTCGAGAAGGTGACCTTCAGGTTCTACCAGGACAGCCCGACCCGACTTGCGGCGCTCGAGGCTGGGGATGTCAACCTGATCCAGTCTCCGCTCTACAACGAGATGCAGCGGTTGGCCGACAGTGACGAGCTGGATGTCAACCAGGTGATGAACCCCGGTCTTCCGGTGGTGCTGTTCCTCAATACAGCGCTCGCACCGACAGACGACCTGGCGGTTCGGAAAGCAATCAATCTCGCGCTCGACCGGGAGTTGATTGTCATGACGGGCATGTTTGGCGTAACGGAGCCGGCTTACGGTCCCCTCTGGAAATCGACTCCGTACTACTCAGCGGCCGTCGAGTCGCTCTATCCGTTCGACCCTGAGCTCGCCAAGCAGACGCTCGAAGACGCTGGTTGGATCGAGGGCGGCGACGGCATCCGCGAGAAGGATGGCCAACGCCTGAGCTTCTCCCTCACGGCGACGGACTTCACCTCACCGTTCGATGAACTCTCACAGTCGCTTTGGAAAGATGTTGGGATCGAAGTCGATCTTCAGCAAATGGATGTCGCAGCTTCGTATGAGGCCATCACGAACGGCACGGTCAATTCAGCCCCTCAGGCCTGGGTGAGCAGTGATCCGGTCGTTCTCACGAATCTGTTCCATAGCAGCAACATCGACGGGGGCTTTGCCTGGAGCAAGTTCTCCGATCCGCACCTCGACGAGCTCCTCGAGGCCGGCGAGCGGACGATCGACGACGAAGAGCGCGGCGCGATCTACGCCGAGATTCAGCAGATCGTCATGGACAATGCACTGCTTGTTCCGTACTACGGCAATCCTGAAGCGTCGACCGCGTTCGAGTCGAGCTATCAGGGCATCAAGCAGGACTTCCGCAACTATCTCTGGCTCTATGACACGTCTCTAGCCTCGTCGAACTAA
- a CDS encoding amidase — protein MTWLDGDPADLTIAQAQSALRSGALTAAELVEANLTRAERTEPLLHAYVTLTGDTARSIAERQDASARGGVFAGPLHGIPLAIKDIFDVAGLPTKCNSKSRARVKAATEDSASVEMLRRAGGIVIGKTVTQEFAAGVVSPPARNPWDPTRIPGGSSGGSAAAVSVGSATAAMGSDTGGSIRIPASVCGAVGLKPTYGVLSTRGVFPLSWALDTVGPLTRTTEDAYTMYCALAGIEQSAPLMPLALSEIRVGVSHPHFFEQLQPGVYEAVRQAIGLLAAGGAQVVDAPWDDARAARAAGFIINRVETEVVHREGVKKNPGSYGPTLMERVKASSLIPAGALVRAQQARTVVRASIEQVYLDHGVDVLVSPATPATALPADDLFADYPGTAREHVTLAYTRMTMPFNITGQPVLSIPCGFDGNGLPVGLQIAGRPYDEARLCQIGMAIEAVLANQFGANWTRPPLATEMAL, from the coding sequence ATGACCTGGCTCGATGGCGACCCTGCCGATCTCACGATCGCGCAGGCGCAGTCCGCGCTTCGCAGCGGCGCCCTCACAGCGGCGGAACTGGTCGAAGCCAATCTCACCCGCGCTGAGCGCACCGAACCGTTGTTGCACGCCTATGTGACGCTTACCGGCGATACGGCGCGCTCCATCGCGGAGCGGCAAGATGCTTCGGCCCGTGGCGGGGTGTTCGCAGGTCCGCTCCATGGCATTCCCCTGGCCATCAAGGACATTTTCGACGTGGCTGGGTTGCCAACCAAGTGCAACTCGAAGTCACGCGCCCGCGTCAAAGCCGCCACAGAGGATTCGGCCTCGGTCGAGATGCTGCGGCGCGCCGGCGGCATCGTCATCGGCAAGACGGTCACGCAGGAATTCGCGGCTGGGGTCGTCAGCCCTCCGGCGCGCAACCCATGGGACCCAACCCGCATTCCGGGGGGATCGTCTGGCGGATCGGCGGCAGCGGTTTCGGTGGGATCGGCCACGGCTGCGATGGGTTCCGACACCGGCGGGAGCATCCGTATTCCCGCTTCGGTTTGTGGCGCGGTCGGTCTGAAGCCGACCTATGGCGTTCTCAGCACCAGGGGCGTCTTTCCGCTTTCCTGGGCCCTGGATACGGTCGGGCCGCTGACCAGAACAACCGAAGACGCCTACACGATGTACTGCGCGCTGGCCGGCATCGAGCAATCGGCGCCGCTCATGCCATTGGCGCTTTCCGAGATACGCGTCGGCGTGTCGCATCCGCATTTCTTCGAGCAACTGCAACCGGGTGTCTACGAGGCAGTACGGCAGGCCATCGGCTTGCTTGCGGCTGGCGGCGCTCAGGTGGTCGATGCGCCGTGGGACGATGCCCGCGCGGCGCGGGCCGCCGGGTTCATCATCAACCGGGTCGAGACCGAGGTTGTGCACCGCGAAGGGGTCAAGAAGAACCCGGGTAGCTATGGTCCGACGCTCATGGAGCGCGTGAAGGCGTCGTCGCTGATTCCGGCTGGCGCATTGGTGCGCGCGCAACAAGCGCGCACGGTGGTGCGCGCCAGTATCGAGCAGGTCTATCTCGATCACGGAGTCGACGTGCTGGTTTCTCCTGCGACACCTGCCACGGCATTGCCAGCCGACGACCTCTTTGCCGACTATCCCGGAACGGCGCGCGAGCATGTCACCCTGGCGTACACGCGCATGACGATGCCCTTCAATATCACCGGACAGCCGGTGCTCTCGATTCCGTGCGGGTTCGATGGGAATGGCTTGCCGGTCGGCCTGCAGATCGCGGGACGCCCGTATGACGAAGCGCGTCTCTGCCAGATCGGTATGGCGATCGAAGCCGTGCTTGCCAATCAATTCGGCGCGAACTGGACCCGTCCACCACTCGCGACGGAGATGGCCCTGTGA
- a CDS encoding aldolase/citrate lyase family protein — MKNRTLAKIKAGKPVYGFASGIGSPIATETLAASGIDFVFLDGQHGSFGMDRVIDCLLAIGGYPADAVARVPVNDFTWIGRFLDEGCVGIVVPMVNSAADAKRAADACRFPPIGTRSWGWGRAARYGANYTDEIDREVFLAVQIETKTAVENAEAILSTPGVDGCWIGPSDLALSYGIHPRDRFASEVHAEAVERTLQACKNTGKFAGYATSGPTEALALAARGFQFLTVGSDAGFILNGIAAEMAQLGIDPNKQDAY; from the coding sequence ATGAAGAACAGGACACTCGCGAAGATCAAGGCCGGCAAGCCCGTTTATGGATTCGCGTCCGGCATCGGATCGCCAATTGCCACCGAGACGCTGGCCGCCTCGGGGATCGATTTCGTCTTTCTCGACGGGCAACATGGTTCGTTCGGGATGGACCGCGTGATCGATTGCCTTCTGGCGATCGGCGGTTACCCGGCCGATGCGGTTGCCCGCGTTCCAGTCAACGATTTCACCTGGATCGGCCGCTTCCTGGACGAAGGGTGTGTCGGCATCGTGGTTCCCATGGTGAACAGCGCCGCCGATGCCAAAAGGGCCGCGGATGCCTGCCGCTTTCCGCCGATCGGCACGCGCTCCTGGGGCTGGGGGCGAGCGGCGCGATACGGCGCCAACTACACCGATGAAATCGACCGCGAGGTTTTTCTGGCGGTGCAGATCGAGACCAAGACCGCGGTAGAAAACGCCGAGGCAATTCTCTCGACGCCAGGTGTCGATGGTTGCTGGATCGGGCCGTCCGATCTGGCGCTCTCATACGGCATCCACCCGCGTGATCGGTTCGCCAGTGAGGTGCATGCGGAAGCGGTGGAGAGAACGCTGCAGGCCTGCAAGAACACCGGCAAGTTCGCCGGCTATGCGACATCCGGTCCCACCGAAGCGCTCGCGCTGGCCGCGCGTGGATTCCAGTTCCTGACCGTTGGCTCCGATGCCGGATTCATCCTCAACGGGATTGCCGCCGAGATGGCCCAGCTGGGGATCGATCCGAACAAGCAGGACGCGTATTAG
- a CDS encoding Ldh family oxidoreductase produces MPICSADQLRGLMTGLFEAVGTPAETSAFIANSLVAANLTGHDSHGVIRILQYIEVVESGALDPKAEAEVVSIDGATLKVDGKWGWGQPAFHLAVNETIRLAREYGIAIGTVDRCFHVGRVAPYVETIARDGMIGIAMANAGPAVAPYGARTRVMGTNPIAWAVPGTDEDQPFALDIATAQIAEGKVRVARNKGVPVPPGVIVNKDGAPSLDPNDFYDGGALMAFGGHKGSGFSILAQLLGRGLAGMTQDRLKTHRGGNGPVVIAIDPARFGPLDLFRDVVTEEAERVRGATPAEGFSEVLMPGDLEVREQARREAEGCMVDDTTWNALVSEAKRFGLAESIYALAS; encoded by the coding sequence ATGCCAATTTGCAGCGCCGACCAGCTTCGCGGGCTGATGACCGGCTTGTTCGAGGCAGTCGGCACACCGGCCGAGACATCGGCGTTCATTGCGAACTCGCTTGTGGCCGCCAACCTGACCGGCCACGATTCCCATGGCGTCATTCGTATCCTCCAGTACATCGAAGTCGTCGAAAGCGGCGCGCTCGACCCGAAGGCCGAGGCGGAAGTGGTCTCCATCGATGGGGCGACCCTCAAGGTCGATGGCAAATGGGGATGGGGACAGCCCGCGTTTCACCTCGCGGTGAACGAGACGATACGCCTGGCACGGGAGTACGGAATTGCCATCGGAACGGTCGATCGCTGTTTCCATGTCGGGCGGGTCGCGCCCTATGTGGAAACCATTGCCCGAGACGGGATGATCGGTATCGCGATGGCGAACGCGGGACCAGCAGTTGCGCCCTATGGCGCGCGCACCCGTGTGATGGGCACCAACCCGATCGCCTGGGCTGTTCCAGGAACTGACGAGGATCAGCCGTTCGCGCTCGACATTGCCACCGCCCAAATCGCCGAAGGCAAGGTGCGGGTGGCGCGCAACAAGGGTGTCCCTGTTCCTCCAGGTGTGATCGTCAACAAAGATGGCGCGCCTTCGCTCGATCCGAATGACTTCTACGACGGAGGCGCGCTGATGGCGTTCGGCGGTCACAAGGGCTCCGGATTCAGCATCCTGGCGCAGCTGCTCGGCCGTGGCCTGGCGGGGATGACTCAGGACCGGTTGAAAACGCATCGAGGAGGCAACGGTCCCGTCGTCATCGCCATCGATCCCGCGCGCTTCGGTCCGCTCGACCTCTTCCGTGACGTCGTGACCGAAGAAGCCGAGCGCGTGCGCGGCGCCACGCCGGCGGAAGGTTTTTCAGAGGTCCTGATGCCCGGCGATCTCGAGGTGCGCGAGCAGGCACGGCGTGAAGCCGAAGGGTGCATGGTCGACGACACCACCTGGAACGCGTTGGTGTCCGAGGCGAAGCGCTTTGGACTGGCCGAGTCGATCTATGCGCTCGCGAGTTAG
- a CDS encoding ABC transporter permease, translated as MATRFALQRIATMVPVLFIVSVAVFMMVHLTPGDPVQMMMGRSGASAEEMDQVREQLGLNDPLPVQYVHFLSDLATGQARSIRTQQPVVQEFLDLFPNTLELAIVALVVATVVGFILGILSATHQNTWLDSLAMGISLLGISVPNFWLALVLVYVFAISLDWLPATGSKGLESLILPAAVLAVEQVALIARLVRANMLDAIQDEYVRTARAKGLSERAVLIGHALRNALLPTITLLGLNFGYLLGGAVVVETVFARPGIGRLIVEGILSKDFPLVQGAILLTAVVYLLVNLITDISYGFLDPRVRY; from the coding sequence GTGGCAACTCGTTTTGCTCTCCAGCGTATCGCCACGATGGTGCCCGTGCTGTTCATCGTCTCTGTAGCCGTCTTCATGATGGTTCACCTGACCCCTGGCGACCCCGTCCAAATGATGATGGGCCGCTCGGGCGCCTCTGCTGAGGAGATGGATCAGGTACGAGAACAGCTTGGGCTGAACGACCCGCTGCCAGTCCAATATGTGCACTTCCTGAGTGATCTCGCGACGGGACAGGCACGCTCGATCCGCACACAGCAACCCGTCGTGCAGGAGTTCCTCGATCTCTTCCCCAATACGCTCGAACTCGCGATCGTGGCGCTCGTCGTTGCGACCGTCGTCGGATTCATCCTCGGAATCCTCTCGGCAACGCATCAGAACACCTGGCTCGACAGTTTGGCAATGGGAATCAGCCTGTTGGGAATCTCCGTGCCCAACTTTTGGCTCGCCCTGGTACTGGTTTATGTCTTCGCCATTTCGCTCGATTGGCTCCCGGCGACGGGATCAAAGGGTCTCGAGTCACTCATTCTTCCAGCGGCCGTATTGGCGGTCGAACAAGTCGCGCTCATCGCTCGACTCGTGCGAGCGAACATGCTCGATGCGATACAAGACGAATATGTGCGGACCGCCCGCGCGAAAGGCCTCAGCGAACGCGCCGTCCTGATCGGCCATGCGCTCCGAAATGCACTTCTGCCCACAATCACGTTGCTCGGACTGAACTTCGGCTATCTGCTCGGCGGCGCAGTCGTCGTCGAAACCGTCTTCGCACGCCCAGGCATTGGACGCCTCATCGTCGAAGGAATTCTCAGCAAGGATTTTCCTCTTGTTCAGGGGGCCATCCTCTTGACGGCAGTGGTCTACCTTCTCGTCAACTTGATCACGGACATTTCGTACGGATTCCTCGATCCAAGAGTTCGCTACTAA
- a CDS encoding ABC transporter permease — MSNARTEPATTVTSSVSSGPADERSSTLSDTKGDPGRRAIGRLIRHRSALVGLGIMLILALTALFAPIIAPYDPVAISRDVLQPPSRSHLMGTDNLGRDIFSRVVYGSRVSLQMGFVAVAIAATLGTLIGMLAGTYGGAVDSVLMRMIDALMALPGILLALTVAAMLGPGLRNAMIAVGVAWIPSFARIVRATVLQIREMPYIEAARCLGCGDLRLIVRHVLPNSLTPVLVLASLGVASAILVGAALSFLGVGAQPPTAEWGIMLSDGRQFMRSAWWIMAFPGMAIMITVLAANLVGDGLRDALNPRIRL; from the coding sequence GTGAGCAACGCACGAACTGAACCGGCCACCACTGTTACATCGAGTGTGTCTTCTGGTCCCGCTGATGAACGTTCCTCGACACTCTCCGACACCAAGGGTGATCCAGGTCGCAGAGCAATCGGTCGCCTGATTCGCCACAGGAGCGCGCTTGTCGGACTCGGGATCATGCTGATCCTGGCCCTGACCGCGCTGTTCGCGCCAATCATTGCGCCATACGACCCAGTGGCGATCTCGCGCGATGTTCTGCAGCCTCCGTCCAGAAGCCACCTCATGGGAACCGACAATCTCGGTCGTGACATCTTCAGCCGGGTGGTCTATGGGTCACGCGTCTCGTTGCAAATGGGGTTCGTTGCGGTGGCAATCGCCGCCACACTCGGAACCCTGATTGGCATGCTTGCCGGGACCTATGGCGGCGCAGTCGACAGCGTGCTCATGCGAATGATCGATGCCCTGATGGCTCTGCCCGGCATTCTGTTGGCTCTCACGGTTGCCGCGATGCTCGGTCCCGGACTGAGAAATGCCATGATCGCCGTCGGCGTCGCATGGATCCCAAGTTTCGCTCGCATCGTTCGGGCGACGGTTCTTCAGATACGTGAGATGCCGTACATCGAAGCGGCGCGCTGTTTGGGCTGCGGCGACCTGCGGCTCATCGTTCGGCACGTGCTGCCAAACTCGCTCACTCCGGTGCTCGTGCTTGCAAGCCTGGGAGTCGCCAGCGCGATTCTGGTCGGAGCGGCGTTGAGCTTCCTGGGAGTTGGAGCGCAACCTCCCACCGCCGAATGGGGAATCATGCTCAGCGACGGGCGGCAGTTCATGCGCAGCGCATGGTGGATCATGGCGTTTCCCGGAATGGCAATCATGATAACGGTGCTCGCAGCCAATCTGGTTGGCGACGGGCTGCGAGACGCGTTGAATCCCAGAATTCGTCTATAG